From Brienomyrus brachyistius isolate T26 chromosome 18, BBRACH_0.4, whole genome shotgun sequence, one genomic window encodes:
- the kansl2 gene encoding KAT8 regulatory NSL complex subunit 2 isoform X2: protein MNRIRIHVLPSSRGRVTPASRTQEQQTCSFTQRPCSQPRIEGLEFCIKHVLEDKNAPYRQCSYVSNKNGKRCPNAAPKPEKKDGVTFCAEHAHRNALALQAQMRKACSGPSPELLLSQLSGYSRPESGAQSQDGGRSEASRVLDEDSWSEEDQDPVVLDQTWRGDPDSEADSIDSDHEDPLKHAGVYTAEEVALITREKLIRLQSLYIEQFKRLQYLLKEKRRRYLHSRKVEHETIGSSLLTGPEGLSMKERDNLKKLKALRRYRRRYGVEALLHRQLRERRLAATEGVSMQVHAARSSQRCISFVDSARCPNQCLPMTRHCVSHIYQDSHQVLFKMCPGLKDVPCTRPVHMGQSEEPRCPLHLSLPPPLYQPEPEPLVPEQLAPAPLDMYLSAAELQPTENLPLEFSDDLDVVGDSMQCPPSPLLFDTALALEDQTIREIAEAPMDILTGEEQPELELSERDGESPAAQDVCELPEEGVVLGVPSDEVKGPADAT, encoded by the exons ATGAACCGGATCCGGATCCACGTGTTGCCGTCCAGCCGAGGCCGGGTCACTCCTGCTTCTCGCACCCAGGAACAGCAGACCTGCTCGTTCACTCAGCGGCCCTGCTCACAGCCCCGGATCGAGGGCCTGGAGTTCTGCATTAAGCATGTCCTGGAGGACAAGAATGCCCCCTACAGGCAGTGCAGCTACGTCTCCAACAAGAACGGCAAGCGCTGCCCCAATGCAGCTCCAAAGCCAGAGAAAAAAGATGG AGTTACGTTCTGCGCCGAACACGCACACAGGAACGCTTTGGCCCTGCAGGCTCAGATGAGGAAGGCATGCTCTGGCCCTTCTCCCGAGCTCCTGCTGTCCCAGCTGAGTGGCTACAGCCGACCCGAGTCAGGGGCCCAGAGCCAGGATGGCGGTCGCAGCGAGGCCAGCCGTGTGCTAG ATGAGGATAGCTGGAGCGAGGAGGATCAGGATCCAGTGGTCCTGGACCAGACGTGGAGGGGAGACCCTGACAGTGAGGCCGACAGCATCGACAGTGATCACGAGGACCCTCTGAA GCATGCGGGGGTCTACACGGCAGAGGAGGTCGCCCTGATCACACGTGAGAAGCTCATCCGCCTGCAGTCGCTCTACATCGAACAGTTTAAACGCCTGCAGTACCTGCTGAAGGAGAAGAGGAGGCGCTATCTCCACAGTCGCAAGGTGGAGCACGAGACCATAG GGAGCAGCCTGCTGACGGGGCCTGAGGGCCTTTCCATGAAGGAGCGCGACAACCTGAAGAAGCTCAAGGCCCTGCGCAGGTATCGCAGGCGCTACGGGGTCGAGGCCCTGCTGCACCGGCAGCTCCGCGAGCGCAGGCTGGCAGCCACTGAAGGAGTCTCCATGCAG GTTCACGCCGCTCGCTCCAGTCAGCGCTGCATTTCCTTCGTGGATAGTGCTCGCTGCCCAAACCAGTGCCTGCCCATGACTCGCCACTGCGTCTCCC ACATCTACCAGGACAGCCACCAGGTGCTCTTTAAGATGTGTCCGGGACTTAAAGACGTGCCCTGCACCCGTCCCGTGCATATGGGCCAGTCCGAGGAGCCACGCTGCCCCCTGCACCTCTCCCTGCCACCCCCCCTGTACCAGCCTGAGCCGGAGCCCCTGGTGCCCGAACAGCTGGCCCCCGCGCCCTTGGACATGTACCTGAGTGCTGCTGAGCTTCAGCCCACTGAGAACCTGCCCCTGGAGTTCAGTGAT GACCTGGATGTGGTCGGGGACAGCATGCAATGCCCCCCGTCCCCCTTGCTGTTTGACACCGCCCTCGCCCTAGAGGACCAGACCATCCGCGAGATTGCAGAGGCCCCCATGGATATTCTGACGGGTGAGGAGCAGCCTGAGCTGGAGCTCTCAGAAAGAGATGGGGAGAGCCCCGCGGCGCAG GATGTTTGCGAGCTCCCTGAAGAGGGTGTCGTGCTGGGGGTCCCGTCGGATGAGGTCAAGGGGCCGGCAGACGCCACCTGA
- the kansl2 gene encoding KAT8 regulatory NSL complex subunit 2 isoform X1 yields the protein MNRIRIHVLPSSRGRVTPASRTQEQQTCSFTQRPCSQPRIEGLEFCIKHVLEDKNAPYRQCSYVSNKNGKRCPNAAPKPEKKDGVTFCAEHAHRNALALQAQMRKACSGPSPELLLSQLSGYSRPESGAQSQDGGRSEASRVLDEDSWSEEDQDPVVLDQTWRGDPDSEADSIDSDHEDPLKHAGVYTAEEVALITREKLIRLQSLYIEQFKRLQYLLKEKRRRYLHSRKVEHETIGSSLLTGPEGLSMKERDNLKKLKALRRYRRRYGVEALLHRQLRERRLAATEGVSMQVHAARSSQRCISFVDSARCPNQCLPMTRHCVSHIYQDSHQVLFKMCPGLKDVPCTRPVHMGQSEEPRCPLHLSLPPPLYQPEPEPLVPEQLAPAPLDMYLSAAELQPTENLPLEFSDDLDVVGDSMQCPPSPLLFDTALALEDQTIREIAEAPMDILTGEEQPELELSERDGESPAAQVFQGAVMRRWLFPPQDVCELPEEGVVLGVPSDEVKGPADAT from the exons ATGAACCGGATCCGGATCCACGTGTTGCCGTCCAGCCGAGGCCGGGTCACTCCTGCTTCTCGCACCCAGGAACAGCAGACCTGCTCGTTCACTCAGCGGCCCTGCTCACAGCCCCGGATCGAGGGCCTGGAGTTCTGCATTAAGCATGTCCTGGAGGACAAGAATGCCCCCTACAGGCAGTGCAGCTACGTCTCCAACAAGAACGGCAAGCGCTGCCCCAATGCAGCTCCAAAGCCAGAGAAAAAAGATGG AGTTACGTTCTGCGCCGAACACGCACACAGGAACGCTTTGGCCCTGCAGGCTCAGATGAGGAAGGCATGCTCTGGCCCTTCTCCCGAGCTCCTGCTGTCCCAGCTGAGTGGCTACAGCCGACCCGAGTCAGGGGCCCAGAGCCAGGATGGCGGTCGCAGCGAGGCCAGCCGTGTGCTAG ATGAGGATAGCTGGAGCGAGGAGGATCAGGATCCAGTGGTCCTGGACCAGACGTGGAGGGGAGACCCTGACAGTGAGGCCGACAGCATCGACAGTGATCACGAGGACCCTCTGAA GCATGCGGGGGTCTACACGGCAGAGGAGGTCGCCCTGATCACACGTGAGAAGCTCATCCGCCTGCAGTCGCTCTACATCGAACAGTTTAAACGCCTGCAGTACCTGCTGAAGGAGAAGAGGAGGCGCTATCTCCACAGTCGCAAGGTGGAGCACGAGACCATAG GGAGCAGCCTGCTGACGGGGCCTGAGGGCCTTTCCATGAAGGAGCGCGACAACCTGAAGAAGCTCAAGGCCCTGCGCAGGTATCGCAGGCGCTACGGGGTCGAGGCCCTGCTGCACCGGCAGCTCCGCGAGCGCAGGCTGGCAGCCACTGAAGGAGTCTCCATGCAG GTTCACGCCGCTCGCTCCAGTCAGCGCTGCATTTCCTTCGTGGATAGTGCTCGCTGCCCAAACCAGTGCCTGCCCATGACTCGCCACTGCGTCTCCC ACATCTACCAGGACAGCCACCAGGTGCTCTTTAAGATGTGTCCGGGACTTAAAGACGTGCCCTGCACCCGTCCCGTGCATATGGGCCAGTCCGAGGAGCCACGCTGCCCCCTGCACCTCTCCCTGCCACCCCCCCTGTACCAGCCTGAGCCGGAGCCCCTGGTGCCCGAACAGCTGGCCCCCGCGCCCTTGGACATGTACCTGAGTGCTGCTGAGCTTCAGCCCACTGAGAACCTGCCCCTGGAGTTCAGTGAT GACCTGGATGTGGTCGGGGACAGCATGCAATGCCCCCCGTCCCCCTTGCTGTTTGACACCGCCCTCGCCCTAGAGGACCAGACCATCCGCGAGATTGCAGAGGCCCCCATGGATATTCTGACGGGTGAGGAGCAGCCTGAGCTGGAGCTCTCAGAAAGAGATGGGGAGAGCCCCGCGGCGCAG GTTTTCCAGGGCGCAGTCATGAGAAGGTGGCTCTTTCCCCCTCAGGATGTTTGCGAGCTCCCTGAAGAGGGTGTCGTGCTGGGGGTCCCGTCGGATGAGGTCAAGGGGCCGGCAGACGCCACCTGA